TGATCCGCCTGCGGCCCAAGGACTGACGGTGCTGCCCCCTCCGCCGGTCCGGGTCCTGGTGGCCGAACGCGACCCGGCGGTGCGGGCCCGCCTGGGCTCCCTGCTGGCCGAGACCGACGGCATCGAGGTGATCGGCTCGGCGTCCGACGCGGCGGCGGCCCGGGCGACCCTCCGGAGCCGGCTGCCGGACGTGGTGCTGCTGGATCTGCGGCTGGCGCCACTGGGACCGGTGTTCCGCCGCCCGGCGGTGGTGGCGCTGGTCACGTTCGACTCCGACGCGGGGATCCTGCGGGCGTTGCGGGACGGGGCTTCGGGGTACCTGCTGCGGTCGGCGCGGCGCAACGAGCTGATCAAGGTGGTCCGGCTGGCGGCGGACGGGCACGTGGTGCTTTCGCCGGACGCTTCCCGCCGCCTGGTCTCGGCGGCGACGCGGCTGTCGGGCCCGCGGGACGAGCGGCTGGCCGGGGTGGATCGGTTGTCCCTGCGGGAGCGGGAGGTCCTGGTCGGCATCGGCTCCGCGCTGACGAACGCCGAGATCGCGACACGGCTCGGGGTGGCGGAGCCGGTGGTGCGGAGCCTGGTGACCCAGGTGGTGCGGAAGCTGGGGTGTGCGCACCGGACCGAGGCGGGATTGCTGGCTTACGAGCGGGGGCTGTGCCGGCCAGGGTGAGAGACGGGCGGCCGACGTGGCGAGGCGATGGTGCCCGACGGTGTGTGTGCAGGTCGGCTGCCGGGGTGTGGTCGGCGGTGTGGCGTGGTGAGCTGATGTGGCCCGGTGGGGGCGAGCAGATCGGGTGCCGGGGTGCGGCCGGAGTCGGAGTGCCCGGCAGCCGTGGCCGCATGCGGGCCCTCGCGGCCGGACCCGCAGCCTCCCGGGGGATACCGCTCCGCCGGTGTGACCCAGCGGAGCGGCCGGGAGCCGTCACCCCAGTGGTGCGAGCCGGCTACTCGTCAGAAGCCGGTCAGGCCGCTGGGAACTCCCACGCCCGTCGGGGCGTCGTAGCCCGGCCCTGCAACGCACAAGTAGTCGTTACCGCACTTCTTGCCGCCGCCCGTCGGGTCGTTGGTGCCCGCCGTGATGTCCGTGAACGAGCTCGCCTTCGCGTAAAGGGACGAGGGCTGGGTCGCTCCCGCGTGTCCGGACCGGGCGATCAAGCCCGCGACGTACGGCGCCGAAGCGCTGGTGCCGTTCGCCGGGAGCCAGCCGCCCGCGTCCGTGTAGTGGATCGCGATGTCTTCCGCCGCCGAGGCGATGTCCGCGACCGTTCGCTTGCCGCAGTGCGTGTCCTTCTGCCACGACGGCTTCGCGATGTACGCCGAGCAGCCGCTGCCGCCGTACTGCCACGCCGACTCCGCCCAGCCGCGGGCCGAGGACGGGTCGCGGGCCAGCGTGGTCCCGCCGACCGCCACCGTCGTCGGCAGGACCGCCGGGTAGCTCGCCGCCGTGAAGCCCGCGTCGCCTGAGGAGGCCACCACCGTCACACCCGGGTGCTGGTAGTGGCTCGCGAACGCCAGCGGTGCGCCGCTCTCCCGGGCGCCGTAGCTGTTCGAGACCACCGAAGCGCCCAACCGGACCGCGGTGTCCTCTGTCTCCGCCAGGTCGGCGAATTCGGGGGTGTTGCCCTCGACCACCAGGATCCGGCACGACGGGCACGCCGCCGACACCATCGAGACGTCCAAAGTGGACTCCATGGCCCAGCCGAAGCTCGCGGCCGGCAACGGCGCCGGAGCACCCTGCTGGTTCACCTTGCGGAAGCAGCCGTTCGCTGTCGTGCACGGCGGCAGGCCGTACTGCGCCCGGTAGGCCGCGAGGTCGGCCTCCAGGTTCGGTGCGTCGTAGGCGATCGAGATGCCGACGAGCGTGTCGGGCCCCGCGTCGGAAGGCAGCCCGTAGGCCGCCGCCAGGTCGTCGGCGCCCCAGCCGGCCGGGCCATCGGCCAAAGCGCGTAGCGAGGTGTAGGTGGTCAGGCAGCGCAGCAGGCCCGGACCCGGGTCCGGACACGCCGCCCGCGGTGCCGGTGCGGCGGACGCGGCCGGGACGAAGGCCCCGAGAGCGACCACCGCGGCGCTCAGCACGCCGATGAGTCTTCTGTGCACAGTGGACCTTCCCCTCAGGACGCGTAGACGTGGTAGGCGGCGGTGATCGATTCGGCCACGGTCGCCCCGGCCGCGTCGGACGCCGTGACACGCAGGGAGACGTCGGTGCCGCGGAACGCGTCCGTGGTCGCGGTGAAGTCCGCGTGGAACACGCCGTTGCCGCGCGGGGTGACCGTCGCGTCCTGCCAGGTCGTGCCGTCGGTCGAGTACTGCACCGTCGCGGCCGCCACCGGGGCGCCCGCACTCTGCTGCAAGTGCCCCACCGCGAGGTCCAAGCCCTGCGGACCCGACGGCGTCGAGCCGTCCGGCCGCAGCCCGCCGACCGCGTACCCCAGCGTCAGCATCGGTTCGACCGCGCACGCCCGATCCGGCCCGTCCGCGCCCCGCGCGCAGTACAGGGCCGGCGGGAGCATGCCGTCGGTGTGCTGGGACTTCCACGTCCACTCGGTGTGGGTCGCCGTGCTCTGGTGGTACATCGGGCCGGTGCGGCCCGCGTCGATCGTGAGCCCCAGCGTCGACGGCCCGGCCGCGACCTCCTGCTCCAGCGCCAGT
This genomic window from Amycolatopsis mongoliensis contains:
- a CDS encoding S53 family peptidase gives rise to the protein MHRRLIGVLSAAVVALGAFVPAASAAPAPRAACPDPGPGLLRCLTTYTSLRALADGPAGWGADDLAAAYGLPSDAGPDTLVGISIAYDAPNLEADLAAYRAQYGLPPCTTANGCFRKVNQQGAPAPLPAASFGWAMESTLDVSMVSAACPSCRILVVEGNTPEFADLAETEDTAVRLGASVVSNSYGARESGAPLAFASHYQHPGVTVVASSGDAGFTAASYPAVLPTTVAVGGTTLARDPSSARGWAESAWQYGGSGCSAYIAKPSWQKDTHCGKRTVADIASAAEDIAIHYTDAGGWLPANGTSASAPYVAGLIARSGHAGATQPSSLYAKASSFTDITAGTNDPTGGGKKCGNDYLCVAGPGYDAPTGVGVPSGLTGF
- a CDS encoding LuxR C-terminal-related transcriptional regulator gives rise to the protein MLPPPPVRVLVAERDPAVRARLGSLLAETDGIEVIGSASDAAAARATLRSRLPDVVLLDLRLAPLGPVFRRPAVVALVTFDSDAGILRALRDGASGYLLRSARRNELIKVVRLAADGHVVLSPDASRRLVSAATRLSGPRDERLAGVDRLSLREREVLVGIGSALTNAEIATRLGVAEPVVRSLVTQVVRKLGCAHRTEAGLLAYERGLCRPG